A genomic stretch from Myxococcota bacterium includes:
- a CDS encoding phytanoyl-CoA dioxygenase family protein produces the protein MSSATPLQAHEPDPAALAHLREHGYVVLPSLLSRDEVARVRGELAPHLTHFGRNPFEGHKTQRVYALLAKAPSIAALVEHPAVLALIDPFLMPSYLLWGGLAINKHPGEERQDYHCDDDAGAPPRPRPAQGMSTMWALDDFTDENGATEIIPGSHTWGPGELPAHDDARTFQAVMPAGSVMIWQGSLFHRGGANQTDTTRLGITLQYCQPWLRQIENMVLAVPPEIAARYSKRVRAMLGYDLMNGTFMGYVDGRNPSKLVDRYAEDD, from the coding sequence ATTTCATCTGCGACGCCGCTCCAAGCCCACGAGCCCGACCCCGCCGCCCTCGCCCACCTCCGCGAGCACGGCTACGTGGTCCTGCCCTCGCTGCTGTCTCGCGACGAGGTCGCGCGGGTTCGCGGCGAGCTGGCTCCCCACCTCACCCACTTCGGACGAAACCCCTTCGAAGGCCACAAGACCCAGCGCGTGTATGCGCTCCTGGCGAAGGCGCCGTCGATCGCCGCGCTGGTCGAGCACCCGGCGGTGCTCGCACTGATCGACCCGTTCCTCATGCCCTCGTATCTCTTGTGGGGCGGGCTCGCGATCAACAAGCACCCGGGCGAGGAGCGCCAGGACTACCACTGCGACGACGACGCGGGCGCGCCGCCGCGACCCCGACCCGCCCAAGGCATGAGCACGATGTGGGCCCTCGACGATTTCACCGACGAGAACGGGGCCACCGAGATCATTCCCGGCAGCCACACCTGGGGGCCCGGCGAACTTCCCGCCCACGACGACGCCCGCACCTTCCAGGCGGTGATGCCCGCAGGCTCGGTGATGATCTGGCAGGGCTCCCTCTTCCACCGCGGCGGCGCCAACCAAACCGACACCACGCGGCTCGGCATCACGCTCCAGTACTGCCAGCCCTGGCTGCGACAGATCGAGAACATGGTGCTCGCCGTGCCGCCCGAGATCGCCGCGCGCTACTCGAAGCGCGTGCGCGCGATGCTCGGCTACGACCTCATGAACGGCACTTTCATGGGCTACGTCGACGGCCGCAACCCGAGCAAGCTCGTCGACCGCTACGCGGAAGACGACTGA
- a CDS encoding molybdopterin-dependent oxidoreductase, translating to MAAEWFHRSCSICEASCGIRVLADRDARKVLRIEGNPDDPISQGHICPKATAMQGVFEDPDRLKRPIRKTPSGGWEELSWEAAYDFAAERIGALQAEYGNDTLGVYIGNPSGFDVGCLLYNRFILESLRTPRMFSAATMDHFPKLYTSRVLFGKGSILPIPDIDRCDYFLCLGGNPIVSQGSLMSAPGVAKKLRAIQERGGKLVVVDPRRTETADVADEHCFIRPGSDAYFLFSLVHVLFAEDRVQLGRFAAFTDGLEAIEDLAADFTPEATAAATGIPAETTRRIARELAAHPRACVYGRIGTCTVEFGTLASWLVDVVNILLGRYDEPGGMMFPRPATGQHEPGNPMPPISIGPYKTAARGLPTVDGHLPASAFAEELDPERAGERRVRALLVTCGNPVLSMPEGNRIAEGLAGLEFMVAVDIYLNETTRYADLILPTAPQLTHENFDFLCQSTAVRNHVRYGEQVFEPEPGEKRSWEVYLELAARLNGAEAGAYDDVHVMQNATRFAGKLGLDPDDVIAALGAERGPMRIVDLQLRCGPYGDHFGKQAEGLNLEKLKAARAAIDLGPLEPRFPDILRTEGRRIDLADRRITSDVARLRERRRSFEDPNGLRLIGRRQMRGMNSWLHNLPNLAKGKARCTLLVHPDDAKRHGVSDGGRAAIESRSGRLEVDVEVSDEMMPGVVSLPHGFGHGAAGTRLGVAAEKQPGVNANALTDAAPLDVPSGTSVANGIPVEIRAL from the coding sequence ATGGCCGCCGAATGGTTCCATCGTTCGTGCTCGATCTGCGAAGCGAGCTGCGGAATTCGCGTGCTGGCCGATCGCGACGCGCGCAAGGTGCTCCGGATCGAGGGCAACCCGGACGATCCGATCAGCCAGGGCCACATCTGTCCCAAGGCGACGGCCATGCAGGGCGTCTTCGAGGATCCGGACCGCCTGAAGCGTCCGATCCGCAAGACGCCCAGCGGCGGCTGGGAGGAACTCTCCTGGGAAGCGGCCTACGATTTCGCCGCCGAGCGGATCGGCGCCCTCCAGGCCGAGTACGGCAACGACACGCTAGGCGTCTACATCGGCAACCCGTCGGGCTTCGACGTGGGCTGCCTGCTGTACAACCGCTTCATTCTCGAGTCGCTGCGGACCCCGCGCATGTTCTCGGCGGCGACGATGGATCACTTCCCGAAGCTCTACACATCGCGCGTCCTGTTCGGCAAAGGGTCGATCCTGCCGATCCCCGACATCGATCGCTGCGACTACTTCCTGTGTCTCGGCGGGAACCCGATCGTCTCCCAGGGCAGCCTGATGTCGGCGCCGGGGGTCGCGAAGAAGCTGCGCGCCATCCAGGAGCGCGGCGGCAAGCTCGTCGTGGTCGACCCGCGCCGGACGGAGACGGCGGACGTCGCCGACGAGCATTGCTTCATCCGCCCGGGCAGCGACGCGTACTTCCTCTTCTCTCTGGTGCACGTGCTCTTTGCCGAGGATCGCGTGCAGCTGGGTCGTTTCGCCGCGTTCACGGACGGCCTGGAGGCGATCGAGGATCTCGCGGCCGACTTCACGCCCGAGGCGACCGCGGCCGCGACCGGGATCCCCGCCGAGACCACGCGCCGCATCGCCCGCGAGCTCGCCGCGCACCCGCGGGCTTGCGTCTACGGTCGGATCGGCACCTGCACGGTCGAGTTCGGCACCCTCGCGAGCTGGCTCGTCGACGTCGTGAACATCCTGCTGGGGCGCTACGACGAGCCAGGCGGCATGATGTTCCCGCGCCCCGCGACGGGCCAGCACGAGCCGGGCAACCCGATGCCGCCGATTTCGATCGGGCCCTACAAGACGGCGGCGCGGGGCCTGCCCACCGTCGACGGCCATCTCCCGGCCTCGGCCTTCGCCGAAGAACTCGATCCGGAACGTGCGGGAGAGCGGCGCGTGCGCGCCTTGCTCGTCACCTGCGGCAACCCGGTGCTGTCGATGCCCGAGGGCAACCGGATCGCCGAGGGGCTCGCCGGTCTCGAGTTCATGGTGGCCGTCGACATCTACCTGAACGAGACGACGCGCTACGCCGACCTGATCCTGCCGACGGCGCCCCAGCTCACCCACGAGAACTTCGACTTCCTCTGTCAGTCGACGGCGGTGCGCAACCACGTGCGCTACGGCGAGCAGGTCTTCGAACCCGAGCCGGGCGAGAAGCGCTCATGGGAGGTCTACCTCGAACTCGCCGCCCGATTGAACGGCGCCGAAGCGGGCGCCTACGACGACGTGCACGTCATGCAGAACGCGACCCGCTTCGCCGGGAAGCTCGGGCTCGACCCCGACGACGTGATCGCGGCCCTCGGAGCCGAGCGGGGCCCGATGCGGATCGTCGATCTCCAGCTCCGCTGCGGGCCCTACGGCGACCACTTCGGGAAGCAGGCCGAGGGCTTGAACCTCGAGAAGCTCAAGGCCGCCCGCGCTGCGATCGATCTCGGACCCCTCGAACCGCGATTCCCCGACATCCTCCGCACCGAAGGGCGGCGCATCGATCTCGCGGATCGACGGATCACGAGCGACGTCGCGCGCCTGCGCGAGCGTCGGCGGAGCTTCGAGGATCCGAATGGCCTGCGCCTCATCGGGCGACGCCAGATGCGCGGTATGAACTCCTGGCTCCACAACCTGCCGAACCTGGCGAAGGGCAAAGCGCGCTGCACGCTGCTCGTGCATCCGGACGACGCAAAGCGGCACGGCGTGAGCGACGGAGGTCGCGCGGCGATCGAATCGCGCTCGGGTCGACTCGAGGTCGACGTCGAAGTGAGCGACGAGATGATGCCCGGCGTCGTCAGCCTGCCCCATGGCTTCGGTCACGGCGCGGCGGGAACGCGGCTCGGTGTCGCCGCCGAGAAGCAGCCGGGGGTGAATGCGAACGCTCTGACGGACGCGGCGCCCCTCGACGTACCCTCGGGTACCAGCGTCGCGAACGGCATCCCGGTCGAGATCCGCGCGCTCTGA
- a CDS encoding D-2-hydroxyacid dehydrogenase translates to MSEPLVVCLGYPALLADRYVARVRAIDPRIEVVGMPVDPDTDWVTVPPDRPHDEPPRWAVGCEDERRRALARAEVLIQLHTPKDLMQLAPRLRWLQGLGAGVDQFVAAGVTRDRVVVTNASGVSAGSMAEFVIGRLLQIWKRFPEAEAYQRKHEYVRTYGRSFAGSVIGIVGLGHIGAAVAQRARAMGVRVLATKRNPEQGDPDAADKIFRTDRLHEMLAQCDGVVVTAPATPETHHLIDRAALAAMKSGAVLVNVARGSLVDEAALLDALASGQLSAAALDVFETEPLPADSPIWDAPNLWVSAHSSVSVDRYVDDVFDLFEDNLQRFARGEPLRNRVDMQALGFR, encoded by the coding sequence GTGAGCGAGCCCCTCGTCGTGTGCCTCGGCTACCCCGCCCTGCTCGCCGATCGCTACGTGGCACGGGTGCGGGCCATCGATCCGCGCATCGAGGTGGTGGGCATGCCCGTCGACCCCGACACCGACTGGGTGACCGTGCCCCCCGACCGTCCCCACGACGAACCGCCGCGCTGGGCGGTCGGTTGCGAGGACGAGCGGCGCCGGGCGCTCGCGCGCGCGGAGGTCCTGATCCAGCTCCACACGCCGAAGGACCTGATGCAGCTCGCACCGCGTTTGCGTTGGCTGCAGGGCCTGGGCGCCGGCGTCGACCAGTTCGTGGCGGCGGGCGTCACCCGCGACCGGGTCGTGGTGACCAATGCGTCGGGCGTCAGCGCCGGGTCGATGGCCGAGTTCGTGATCGGTCGGCTCCTGCAGATCTGGAAACGCTTCCCCGAGGCCGAGGCCTACCAGCGCAAGCACGAGTACGTGCGCACCTACGGGCGCAGCTTCGCCGGCTCGGTGATCGGGATCGTCGGGCTCGGACACATCGGTGCGGCGGTGGCCCAACGCGCGCGGGCGATGGGCGTGCGGGTGCTCGCGACGAAGCGCAACCCCGAACAAGGCGACCCGGACGCGGCCGACAAGATCTTCCGCACCGACCGGCTCCACGAGATGCTGGCCCAGTGCGACGGTGTCGTCGTGACCGCACCGGCCACACCCGAGACGCACCACCTCATCGACCGCGCGGCCCTGGCCGCGATGAAGTCCGGCGCGGTGCTCGTGAACGTCGCGCGCGGATCGCTGGTCGACGAGGCCGCGCTCCTCGACGCCCTCGCTTCGGGCCAGCTGTCCGCGGCGGCGCTCGATGTCTTCGAGACCGAACCCCTGCCTGCCGACAGCCCGATCTGGGACGCGCCGAACCTCTGGGTGTCGGCCCATTCCTCGGTCTCGGTCGACCGCTACGTCGACGACGTCTTCGATCTCTTCGAGGACAACCTCCAGCGCTTCGCGCGCGGGGAGCCGCTGCGCAACCGCGTCGACATGCAGGCGCTGGGCTTTCGCTAG
- a CDS encoding MarR family transcriptional regulator — protein MSWIDELSEAWQREHPDYDTATLPPMVRLARLALLIDGFQHDVLAPYRLSAGDYGVLAALRRAGAPYQLRPSMLYSRLQRSSGGMTKTLGRLEERGLVARTPDSLDRRGSLVSLTRKGRALQEEVFRAYLEATEDLLEPFSETQLKDTDRVLEALLALFEGRAAS, from the coding sequence ATGAGCTGGATCGACGAGCTCTCCGAAGCCTGGCAGCGGGAGCACCCGGACTACGACACGGCGACGCTCCCGCCGATGGTGCGGCTGGCGCGGCTGGCTCTGCTGATCGACGGGTTCCAGCACGACGTGCTCGCACCCTATCGACTGAGCGCTGGCGACTACGGGGTGCTGGCGGCCTTGCGCCGCGCGGGGGCTCCCTATCAGCTGAGACCGAGCATGCTCTACAGCCGGCTGCAGCGATCCTCGGGCGGCATGACCAAGACGCTGGGTCGCCTCGAAGAGCGCGGCCTCGTGGCACGCACGCCCGATTCGCTCGATCGACGCGGATCGCTCGTTTCCCTCACGCGCAAGGGGCGGGCGCTGCAAGAGGAGGTGTTCCGCGCCTATCTCGAAGCGACCGAGGACCTGCTCGAGCCGTTCTCCGAAACCCAGCTGAAGGACACGGACCGCGTGCTCGAGGCGCTGCTCGCGCTCTTCGAGGGAAGGGCGGCGTCGTGA
- a CDS encoding amidohydrolase family protein yields MGRFGHYVIDADGHGGEPLGWRRRIPGKFTATMRDYVASMRAQYASVPGAGQRAADASPAIPGEDDLEFAVPTQPGMFDAEKRLPDMDLEGIDVAVLFPPGSGEEWAMDDVDFAVALCQTLNDARAEYASVAPERLKLVAKLPMMEPSAAAEELERCVTLHGFVGMVTATHIRDKNLDDPSFDVVWETAQRYGVAVCTHGGGQAPGQTPFAIDRFDTRLGVHALTHPLGAMQAVFNFTVGGILARFPELRVGFLEAGVGWLPFWLERLDEHWELMPDQAPGIDRPPSEYFLGRCFLTTEPDEKMVPYVFESVAEDIVCYSSDYCHFDCAFPDSVSILEKRSDLSDRVKQRLFSANAAKLYSLEPPA; encoded by the coding sequence ATGGGTAGGTTCGGGCACTACGTAATCGATGCGGATGGGCACGGCGGCGAGCCGCTGGGCTGGCGCCGGCGAATCCCGGGGAAGTTCACTGCGACGATGCGCGACTACGTCGCGAGCATGCGCGCCCAGTACGCGAGCGTCCCGGGCGCGGGCCAGCGTGCCGCGGACGCGAGCCCGGCGATTCCCGGCGAGGACGATCTGGAGTTCGCGGTGCCCACCCAGCCGGGCATGTTCGACGCGGAGAAGCGTCTGCCGGACATGGATCTCGAAGGCATCGACGTCGCGGTGCTCTTTCCGCCCGGCTCCGGAGAGGAGTGGGCGATGGACGACGTGGACTTTGCCGTGGCGCTCTGCCAGACGCTGAACGATGCCCGGGCCGAGTACGCGAGCGTTGCGCCCGAGCGTCTCAAGCTCGTCGCGAAGCTCCCCATGATGGAACCGTCGGCGGCCGCCGAAGAGCTCGAGCGCTGCGTCACCCTCCACGGGTTCGTCGGCATGGTGACCGCGACCCACATCCGCGACAAGAATCTGGACGACCCGAGCTTCGACGTCGTCTGGGAGACCGCTCAGCGCTACGGCGTGGCCGTGTGTACCCACGGCGGCGGCCAGGCGCCGGGTCAGACGCCCTTCGCCATCGATCGCTTCGACACCCGCCTGGGCGTGCACGCCCTCACCCATCCGCTCGGCGCCATGCAGGCCGTGTTCAACTTCACGGTGGGCGGGATCCTGGCCCGCTTCCCCGAGCTGCGAGTCGGCTTCCTCGAGGCGGGGGTGGGCTGGTTGCCCTTCTGGCTCGAACGTCTCGACGAGCACTGGGAGCTGATGCCCGACCAGGCGCCCGGGATCGATCGACCCCCGTCCGAGTACTTCCTCGGGCGCTGCTTCCTGACCACCGAGCCCGACGAGAAGATGGTTCCCTACGTGTTCGAGAGCGTGGCGGAGGACATCGTCTGCTACTCCTCGGACTACTGTCACTTCGATTGCGCGTTTCCCGACTCGGTGAGCATTCTCGAGAAGCGCAGCGACCTGAGCGATCGGGTGAAGCAGCGGCTCTTCTCCGCGAACGCGGCGAAGCTCTACTCCCTGGAGCCGCCTGCGTGA
- a CDS encoding amidohydrolase family protein, with protein MIDTHTHVIAADHGRYPLDPRPLSGPWYLEAPHTAEELAACMDDAGVEQAVLVQAVGAYSYDNAYAADAAQSQPARFASACCIDATADAAVDTLRHWVRDRGMHGVRLFALAREAPSWLVDSRTFPLWEEAAALGIHVIVTIFPHQLGELRDVLRRFPEVRVSLDHCGFPEASAPEPLFALAAEANLLCKVSSVVLESAGEGAEAFVTTLVGRFGAERVMWGSDFCQTHDRPYRALVSLAERCFAGLTSSERERCFVSTPRSVWPSLR; from the coding sequence GTGATCGATACCCACACCCACGTGATCGCGGCGGACCACGGGCGCTACCCCCTCGACCCTCGCCCGCTGTCGGGGCCGTGGTATCTGGAGGCGCCCCACACCGCCGAGGAGCTGGCGGCCTGCATGGACGACGCCGGGGTCGAACAGGCCGTGTTGGTGCAGGCGGTGGGCGCCTACAGCTACGACAACGCGTATGCGGCAGACGCGGCGCAGTCCCAACCGGCTCGTTTCGCGAGCGCCTGCTGCATCGACGCCACTGCTGACGCGGCGGTCGACACGCTGCGCCATTGGGTGCGCGACCGCGGCATGCACGGCGTGCGGCTCTTCGCCCTCGCGCGCGAGGCGCCGTCCTGGCTGGTCGATTCGCGCACCTTCCCGCTCTGGGAAGAGGCGGCCGCACTCGGCATCCACGTGATCGTGACGATCTTTCCCCACCAGCTCGGCGAGCTCCGCGACGTACTGCGGCGGTTTCCCGAAGTGCGCGTGTCCCTCGATCACTGCGGGTTTCCGGAAGCAAGTGCGCCAGAGCCGCTCTTCGCGCTGGCCGCAGAGGCGAACCTCCTGTGCAAGGTGTCGTCGGTCGTGCTCGAGTCGGCCGGGGAGGGCGCCGAGGCCTTCGTAACCACCCTGGTGGGGCGCTTCGGAGCCGAGCGCGTCATGTGGGGGTCCGACTTCTGCCAGACCCATGACCGTCCCTACCGGGCGCTGGTCTCCCTTGCGGAACGCTGCTTTGCAGGCCTGACGTCGTCCGAACGCGAACGTTGCTTCGTCTCGACGCCGCGCTCGGTCTGGCCGAGCCTTCGCTAG
- a CDS encoding MFS transporter: MDTQAEDRQRAGDPKPPSRLNTAYVLWMVFLVMIFNNVDRTILSILVRPIQAEFQLNDTQMGWLLGPAFALVYSVLALPLGRYADAGGVRRTIVAVCLFVWSGFTAGTALAQSYWQIFLMRMGVGVGEAGATAPSVSMLSDILSPAARARGMSVISIGAVTGMGIGMIFGGWIEELHGWRVAFLAAGLPGIALAILFRLTIREPVRGANEGRSAAQNPEFLPALQFLMGSRTYRFILLANAFALFAAMGRNLWEPSFLIRSYGLTEFTAGTWYFLTSPVPSMFGIFLGGTLADHFGRRDSRYYMWVPALGQLASVPLLVAFLLWPVDDTIPLPGFLTIAGLQALPVAFVLSFVGSILGSFFTAPFIATIQGVAPLRMRAFAAAVSSLISTLVGLTAGPLLVGAVSDAFTARFAHEALRYSLLVPTLAPLFGVLVCFLGANSVGRDMDRVRAANV; the protein is encoded by the coding sequence GTGGATACCCAGGCGGAAGATCGACAGCGCGCAGGCGACCCGAAGCCGCCCTCGCGTCTCAACACGGCCTACGTGCTGTGGATGGTCTTCCTGGTGATGATCTTCAACAACGTCGATCGCACGATCCTCTCGATTCTCGTGCGTCCGATCCAGGCCGAGTTCCAGCTCAACGACACCCAGATGGGCTGGCTCCTCGGGCCGGCCTTCGCGCTGGTCTACTCGGTCCTTGCCCTGCCTCTCGGCCGCTACGCCGACGCGGGGGGCGTGCGCCGCACGATCGTCGCCGTCTGCCTGTTCGTCTGGAGCGGCTTCACGGCGGGCACCGCGCTCGCGCAGAGCTACTGGCAGATCTTCCTGATGCGGATGGGCGTGGGCGTCGGCGAGGCGGGAGCCACCGCACCCAGTGTCTCGATGCTCTCGGACATCCTGTCGCCCGCCGCGCGTGCGCGGGGCATGTCGGTGATCTCGATCGGCGCCGTCACCGGGATGGGCATCGGCATGATCTTCGGTGGCTGGATCGAGGAGCTCCACGGTTGGCGCGTGGCGTTTCTCGCGGCCGGCCTGCCGGGCATCGCCCTCGCGATCCTGTTCCGGCTCACGATCCGCGAGCCGGTGCGAGGTGCGAACGAGGGCCGCAGTGCCGCCCAGAACCCCGAGTTCCTGCCCGCCCTCCAGTTCCTGATGGGCTCGCGGACCTACCGCTTCATCCTGCTCGCCAACGCCTTCGCCCTGTTCGCCGCGATGGGGCGGAACCTGTGGGAGCCCTCGTTCCTGATCCGCAGCTATGGCCTCACCGAGTTCACGGCCGGCACCTGGTACTTCCTCACGAGCCCGGTGCCGTCGATGTTCGGGATCTTCCTCGGCGGCACCCTCGCCGACCACTTCGGGCGTCGCGACAGCCGCTACTACATGTGGGTGCCGGCGCTGGGTCAGCTGGCGAGTGTGCCGCTCCTGGTCGCGTTTCTTCTCTGGCCCGTGGACGACACGATCCCGCTGCCGGGGTTCCTGACGATCGCCGGGCTCCAGGCGTTGCCGGTCGCCTTCGTGCTCAGCTTCGTCGGTTCGATTCTGGGATCGTTCTTCACCGCGCCCTTCATCGCGACGATCCAGGGCGTCGCCCCGCTACGCATGCGCGCGTTCGCAGCCGCGGTGTCCTCGTTGATCAGTACGCTCGTCGGCCTGACGGCGGGACCCTTGCTCGTCGGAGCGGTCTCGGATGCGTTCACTGCGCGGTTCGCCCATGAAGCACTGCGCTACTCGCTCCTCGTACCCACCCTCGCGCCACTCTTCGGCGTGCTGGTCTGCTTCCTCGGCGCGAACAGCGTCGGGCGCGACATGGACCGGGTGAGGGCCGCGAATGTGTAG
- a CDS encoding acetoacetate decarboxylase family protein has translation MSPAAEYTIQGQTVRIPCVVRDASSGTALYMVDAAAAQKLVPSAFEVVEAAPGQTQATVVIVDYRDNDLGDYDEVGIVFFVRPAGQPDAEMGSYIYKLPVNQGFTCEAGVEIWGFPKTVEEIDFNYAETSATCRLSMGGRHVLTLTVPRGGDGTTDDTAATGYTMIEGIPHKNEFTRGGSGEQTIPGGEGVVLELGTHPLSDELRSLGLEGATPVLSAWSEHMRGSFGQSEKL, from the coding sequence ATGAGCCCTGCCGCCGAGTACACGATTCAAGGTCAGACCGTGCGCATCCCCTGCGTGGTGCGCGATGCATCGTCGGGGACCGCCCTCTACATGGTCGATGCGGCGGCGGCCCAGAAGCTCGTCCCGAGCGCATTCGAGGTGGTGGAAGCCGCTCCGGGCCAGACCCAGGCGACGGTCGTGATCGTCGACTATCGCGACAACGACCTCGGCGACTACGACGAAGTGGGCATCGTCTTCTTCGTGCGCCCGGCGGGCCAGCCCGACGCCGAGATGGGCTCGTACATCTACAAGCTCCCCGTGAACCAGGGCTTCACCTGCGAAGCCGGGGTCGAGATCTGGGGCTTCCCGAAGACGGTGGAAGAGATCGATTTCAACTACGCCGAGACGAGCGCCACCTGCCGGCTGTCGATGGGCGGCCGGCACGTGCTGACGCTCACCGTGCCCCGCGGCGGCGATGGCACCACCGATGACACGGCGGCGACCGGCTACACGATGATCGAAGGCATTCCCCACAAGAACGAATTCACCCGCGGTGGTTCCGGCGAACAGACGATTCCGGGCGGTGAGGGCGTGGTGCTCGAGTTGGGGACCCACCCTCTCTCCGACGAGCTGCGCTCGCTCGGCCTCGAGGGTGCCACGCCGGTGCTCTCCGCCTGGTCGGAGCACATGCGCGGGAGTTTCGGCCAGAGCGAGAAGCTCTAG
- a CDS encoding aldehyde ferredoxin oxidoreductase family protein, with protein sequence MDARTFGRDIAHINLTAGTVEKRPAPEGWVQKYIGGRGLGVRYVLENGADVDPLSPENILCFMNGPLSGSETSMSGRWAAVTKSPLTNTVTDSHQGGWSAARVRWAGFDGLVFEGKAETPVYVFIEDGEISIRDASDSWGKGIHETVSFYQERYGAKNLSVNAIGQAGENLSRFAVWVNEDDRAFGRGGTGAVGGSKNLKAIVVRAAHKKSTVPDKQQWTGARKLALDTIRDEKNITSPRKGGLSLYGTNVLMNVTNSIGALGVRNSQLTSFGERAETLSGEYVEEHLLSGNPTCHACPVACKKEVEITDGRWKGLKMESVEYEPAWALGANCDVDDVRSVAKLIDQCNDYGLDPIELGNVYSVLMECSEAGLTNGESLAWGDDDAMVDLTEKLALRQGIGDQLADGAVIAARNLGRPEAAMAVKGQAVPAYDPRGLKGMGLGYATSNRGACHLRAYVAAAELGVVDIEADPLEWKGKGELVRIFQDLAAFSDSLDLCKFSAFAQGADEYAVQWSAAMGIECTADDVMKAGERVYNLERYYNNLAGFGAGSDTLPKRFTEEASTLAGSKGHVSELDQMLVEYYAVRGWEDGVVPAAKLAELQIP encoded by the coding sequence ATGGACGCACGCACCTTCGGGCGCGACATCGCCCACATCAACCTCACAGCGGGGACGGTCGAGAAGCGGCCGGCGCCGGAAGGCTGGGTCCAGAAGTACATCGGCGGCCGCGGTCTCGGCGTGCGCTACGTGCTCGAGAACGGCGCGGACGTCGACCCGCTCTCGCCAGAGAACATCCTCTGCTTCATGAACGGTCCGCTCTCGGGCAGCGAGACCAGCATGAGTGGCCGCTGGGCCGCGGTGACGAAGTCGCCGCTCACGAACACGGTCACCGACAGCCACCAGGGCGGCTGGAGCGCCGCGCGCGTGCGCTGGGCCGGCTTCGATGGCCTCGTCTTCGAGGGGAAGGCCGAGACGCCGGTCTACGTATTCATCGAAGACGGCGAGATCTCCATCCGCGACGCGAGCGACAGCTGGGGGAAGGGCATCCACGAAACCGTCTCCTTCTACCAGGAACGCTACGGGGCGAAGAACCTCTCGGTGAATGCGATCGGTCAGGCCGGCGAGAACCTCTCGCGCTTCGCGGTCTGGGTCAACGAGGACGATCGCGCCTTCGGTCGCGGCGGCACCGGCGCCGTTGGCGGCAGCAAGAATCTGAAGGCCATCGTCGTCCGCGCGGCCCACAAGAAGAGCACCGTGCCCGACAAGCAGCAGTGGACCGGCGCGCGAAAGCTCGCGCTCGACACGATCCGCGACGAGAAGAACATCACGAGTCCGCGGAAGGGCGGCCTCTCTCTCTACGGCACGAACGTGCTCATGAACGTGACCAACAGCATCGGCGCGCTCGGGGTGCGGAACAGCCAGCTGACTTCCTTCGGTGAGCGGGCGGAAACCCTGTCGGGCGAGTACGTCGAAGAGCACCTGCTCTCCGGGAACCCGACCTGCCATGCGTGTCCGGTCGCCTGCAAGAAGGAGGTCGAGATCACCGACGGCCGCTGGAAGGGCCTCAAGATGGAGAGCGTCGAGTACGAGCCGGCCTGGGCGCTCGGCGCCAACTGCGACGTCGACGACGTCCGTTCGGTCGCGAAGCTGATCGACCAGTGCAACGACTACGGCCTCGACCCGATCGAGCTGGGCAACGTCTACTCGGTCTTGATGGAGTGCAGCGAGGCCGGGCTGACCAACGGCGAATCGCTCGCGTGGGGCGACGACGACGCCATGGTCGATCTGACCGAGAAGCTCGCCCTGCGTCAGGGGATCGGCGACCAGCTCGCCGATGGCGCCGTGATCGCGGCCCGCAACCTCGGACGCCCCGAGGCGGCGATGGCGGTGAAGGGCCAGGCGGTGCCGGCCTACGACCCGCGCGGTTTGAAGGGCATGGGCCTCGGCTACGCCACCAGCAATCGCGGCGCCTGCCACCTGCGGGCCTACGTCGCCGCGGCCGAGCTGGGCGTGGTCGACATCGAGGCCGACCCGCTCGAGTGGAAGGGGAAGGGCGAGCTCGTCCGCATCTTCCAGGACCTCGCTGCCTTCTCGGACAGTCTGGACCTCTGCAAGTTCAGCGCCTTCGCCCAGGGAGCCGACGAGTACGCGGTCCAATGGAGCGCGGCGATGGGAATCGAATGCACGGCGGACGACGTCATGAAGGCGGGCGAGCGCGTCTACAACCTCGAGCGCTACTACAACAACCTCGCCGGCTTCGGTGCGGGGAGCGACACGCTCCCGAAGCGGTTCACCGAAGAGGCGTCCACCCTCGCCGGATCCAAGGGGCACGTCTCCGAACTCGACCAGATGCTCGTCGAGTACTACGCCGTGCGCGGCTGGGAAGACGGGGTCGTGCCGGCCGCGAAGCTCGCCGAGCTCCAGATCCCGTAG